A genome region from Ralstonia solanacearum K60 includes the following:
- the trxB gene encoding thioredoxin-disulfide reductase, whose translation MAKHAKVLILGSGPAGYTAAIYAARANLNPMLITGLAQGGQLMTTTDVENWPADKEGLQGPELMQRFLEHAERFSTEVVFDHIHTAQLAEKPIRLVGDSGEYTCDALIISTGASAQYLGLPSEEAFSGRGVSACATCDGFFYKGQEVAVVGGGNTAVEEALYLANIATKVTLIHRRDKFRAEPILVDRLLEQQKKGKIEIKYNTVLDEVLGDDSGVTGVRLRGVNGNHIGGNPDGTEELKLAGVFIAIGHKPNTDLFKGQLDMNETGYLRTQSGLTGNATATNIPGVFAAGDVQDHIYRQAITSAGTGCMAALDAQRYLENLE comes from the coding sequence ATGGCAAAACACGCAAAAGTGCTGATCCTCGGCTCCGGCCCCGCCGGCTACACGGCCGCCATCTACGCCGCCCGGGCCAACCTGAACCCGATGCTGATCACCGGCCTGGCGCAGGGCGGCCAGTTGATGACCACCACCGACGTGGAAAACTGGCCCGCCGACAAGGAAGGCCTGCAGGGCCCCGAGCTGATGCAGCGCTTCCTGGAGCACGCCGAGCGTTTCAGCACCGAAGTGGTGTTCGACCACATCCACACCGCGCAACTGGCCGAGAAGCCCATCCGCCTGGTGGGGGATTCCGGCGAGTACACCTGCGACGCACTGATCATCTCCACCGGCGCCTCGGCGCAATACCTGGGGCTGCCGTCGGAAGAGGCCTTCTCGGGCCGCGGCGTGTCCGCCTGCGCCACCTGCGACGGCTTCTTCTACAAGGGGCAGGAAGTGGCCGTGGTGGGCGGCGGCAACACCGCCGTCGAAGAAGCGCTGTACCTGGCCAACATCGCCACCAAGGTGACGTTGATCCACCGCCGCGACAAGTTCCGCGCCGAGCCCATCCTGGTCGACCGCCTGCTCGAGCAGCAGAAGAAGGGCAAGATCGAGATCAAGTACAACACCGTGCTCGACGAAGTGCTCGGCGACGACTCCGGCGTGACCGGCGTGCGCCTGCGCGGTGTGAACGGCAACCACATCGGCGGCAACCCGGACGGCACGGAAGAACTCAAGCTGGCCGGCGTCTTCATCGCCATCGGCCACAAGCCGAACACCGACCTGTTCAAGGGCCAGCTGGACATGAACGAGACCGGCTACCTCCGCACGCAGAGCGGCCTGACCGGCAACGCCACGGCCACCAACATCCCGGGCGTGTTCGCCGCCGGCGACGTGCAGGACCACATCTATCGCCAGGCCATCACCAGCGCCGGCACGGGCTGCATGGCCGCGCTGGACGCCCAGCGCTACCTGGAAAACCTGGAATAA